A genomic window from Fusarium verticillioides 7600 chromosome 5, whole genome shotgun sequence includes:
- a CDS encoding oxidoreductase (At least one base has a quality score < 10), whose product MSDLNPLNGGNFVHDNNRVVDGGSILKRFSLQGKTAIITGAAAGIGLSIAEAYAEVGANIAIWYRTSSKAEERAKEISEKYNVSVNVYQVDMRDAEAVEKAVDQSVKDLNGRLDIFVANAGIPWTKGPMVDGPLDHYRDVVQTNLDGTYFCAKAAAKHWRRQKVEGTDIDGQPLTNYTSGSFIATASMSGGIVNTPQLQAAYNAAKAGVIHLIKSLAVEWARYARANAISPGYIITEISNFVPQETKDIWKDKIPLGREGEPHELQGAYLFLASDASTYATGANFVIDGGYSAP is encoded by the exons ATGTCTGATCTCAACCCCCTCAATGGAGGCAACTTCGTCCATGATAACAATCGCGTGGTTGATGGAGGCTCCATTCTGAAGCGTTTCTCTCTTCAGGGCAAGACTGCCATCATTACCGGTGCTGCCGCTGGCATCGGCCTTTCTATCGCCGAGGCCTACGCTGAAGTCGGTGCCAACATTGCAATCTGGTACCGTACCAGCAgcaaagctgaagagcgTGCTAAAGAAATCTCCGAGAAATACAACGTCTCAG TCAATGTCTATCAGGTCGATATGAGAGATGCagaagctgttgagaaggctgtcgACCAGTCAGTCAAGGACCTTAACGGTCGGTTGGATATCTTCGTGGCCAATGCCGGCATTCCTTGGACGAAAGGTCCCATGGTCGACGGCCCTCTTGATCACTACCGTGACGTTGTACAGACCAACCTGGACGGTACCTACTTCTGTGCCAAAGCTGCAGCCAAACACTGGCGTCGCCAAAAGGTCGAGGGGACTGATATTGACGGCCAACCTTTGACAAACTACACATCTGGTAGTTTCATTGCCACGGCGTCCATGAGTGGAGGCATCGTAAACACTCCTCAACTCCAGGCTGCTTATAATgccgccaaggctggtgtcaTTCACCTCATCAAGAGTCTGGCTGTTGAGTGGGCTCGATATGCTCGTGCCAACGCCATCTCTCCCGGTTATATCATTACTGAGATCTCTAACTTTGTGCCACAAGAGACAAAAGACATTTGGAAAGACAAGATTCCTCTTGG CCGTGAGGGCGAGCCTCATGAGCTCCAAGGTGCTTATCTGTTCCTAGCATCAGACGCTTCCACATACGCCACTGGTGCCAACTTTGTTATCGATGGGGGCTACAGTGCTCCGTAG
- a CDS encoding triacylglycerol lipase, which translates to MNRSVIWRSAPALPLSRQLYGAQCHRSFACSTYLAREHDPRIKALGREISDDYAIIREKYETPKYPIVLAHGLFGFAELRLSPYFPAVEYWHGIRDALTAQGATVLTPSVPPSSSIADRATALRSALEAHAPMPEAVTIVAHSMGGLDARYMLSHLAPLPVRVAAVVTVATPHRGSAFADYLLDEEVSPLHHYLPQLYQTFEKAGLGTAAFSQLTRRYMAEEFNPSTPDQPDVRYFSYGAAVERPALLSPFRHPHAVMTQAEGPNDGLVSVESSHWGTYKGTLLGVSHLDLINWSNRVGWTVREWVGIKKNFNAIAFYLDIADMLAKEGY; encoded by the exons ATGAACAGATCGGTAATATGGCGCAGCGCGCCTGCTTTACCCCTATCTCGGCAACTGTATGGCGCGCAATGCCATCGAAGCTTCGCTTGCAGCACTTACCTTGCACGTGAGCATGATCCGAGGATAAAGGCCCTGGGCCGGGAAATATCTGACGACTATGCGATAATAAGAGAAAAATACG AGACTCCAAAGTATCCCATCGTCCTCGCCCACGGCCTCTTTGGCTTCGCTGAACTCCGTCTCTCTCCATACTTTCCAGCTGTCGAATACTGGCATGGCATTCGCGATGCCCTCACTGCGCAAGGCGCCACCGTCCTGACGCCTAGTGTGCCTCCATCATCCTCTATTGCCGATCGCGCTACTGCTCTCCGCTCCGCCCTTGAAGCCCACGCTCCAATGCCCGAAGCCGTCACAATTGTCGCACACAGCATGGGTGGTCTTGATGCCCGATATATGCTTTCGCACCTCGCTCCGCTCCCAGTCCGCGTTGCGGCTGTGGTTACCGTTGCAACGCCGCACCGAGGAAGCGCATTTGCAGACTacctccttgatgaagaagtctcaCCACTGCACCATTACTTGCCTCAACTTTATCAGACATTTGAAAAAGCTGGTCTCGGTACAGCAGCGTTCTCGCAGTTGACGAGACGCTACATGGCTGAAGAGTTCAATCCGAGCACGCCGGATCAACCAGACGTGCGGTACTTTTCGTACGGAGCGGCAGTGGAGCGGCCGGCGCTGCTGAGTCCATTTCGGCACCCGCACGCCGTCATGACACAGGCCGAGGGACCCAACGATGGACTTGTCAGTGTGGAGAGCAGTCACTGGGGCACATACAAAGGCACGCTCCTTGGAGTAAGCCACTTGGATTTGATAAACTGGTCCAATCGTGTGGGCTGGACAGTCCGGGAGTGGGTGGGGATCAAGAAGAATTTCAATGCTATTGCGTTCTATCTTGACATAGCAGACATGCTAGCTAAAGAAGGTTACTGA